A region from the Mycobacterium heidelbergense genome encodes:
- a CDS encoding organic hydroperoxide resistance protein, with protein sequence MTIEVVYTTESTATGGGRDGHVKSDDGRIDLDTRPPTAMGGNGEGTNPEQLFSAGYAACFLGALRLVAGKSKVKLDDGTNVTVQIGFGKDSAGGFGLTGKIVGYLPGVEQSAADDLVRQAHQVCPYSKATRGNVDVDVSAKV encoded by the coding sequence ATGACCATTGAAGTCGTATACACCACGGAATCCACGGCGACGGGCGGCGGCCGCGACGGCCACGTGAAGTCGGACGACGGCCGCATCGACCTTGACACCCGGCCGCCGACGGCGATGGGCGGCAACGGCGAGGGCACCAATCCCGAGCAGCTGTTCTCCGCGGGTTATGCCGCCTGCTTCCTGGGCGCGCTGCGCCTGGTGGCCGGCAAGTCAAAGGTCAAGCTCGACGACGGCACCAACGTGACCGTGCAGATCGGGTTCGGCAAGGATTCGGCGGGCGGCTTCGGGCTCACCGGAAAGATCGTCGGGTACCTGCCGGGCGTGGAGCAAAGCGCGGCGGACGACCTGGTGCGCCAGGCCCACCAGGTGTGCCCGTATTCCAAGGCCACCCGCGGCAATGTCGACGTCGACGTCTCGGCCAAGGTTTAG
- a CDS encoding sensor domain-containing protein, which translates to MRISAAVVTVGVAVGGALAIPAAHAHPSDPGVVNYAVLGKGSVGNIVGGPMGWESLFTQPSQTYSVDLPVCNNWADIGLPEVYDDPDLASFNGATTQTSATDQTHYVKQAVGVFATPDAAGRAFHRVVDRTVGCAGQTTAMHLDNGITQVWSFDGGPATGTDASWTKQEAGTDRRCFDQTRLRENVLLQAKVCQSGNAGPAVNVLAGAMQNSLGQ; encoded by the coding sequence ATGCGGATCTCCGCCGCGGTGGTGACCGTCGGTGTGGCCGTCGGGGGAGCGTTGGCGATCCCCGCCGCACACGCTCACCCGTCGGACCCGGGAGTGGTCAACTACGCGGTCCTCGGCAAAGGATCCGTTGGCAACATCGTCGGCGGGCCGATGGGCTGGGAGTCGCTGTTCACCCAGCCGTCCCAGACCTATTCGGTCGATCTTCCGGTGTGCAACAACTGGGCCGACATCGGGCTGCCCGAAGTCTACGACGACCCGGACCTGGCGTCGTTCAACGGAGCCACCACGCAGACGTCGGCCACCGACCAGACCCATTACGTCAAGCAGGCGGTCGGGGTGTTCGCGACCCCCGACGCCGCGGGCCGGGCCTTCCATCGGGTCGTGGACAGGACCGTTGGTTGCGCGGGGCAGACCACCGCGATGCACCTGGACAACGGGATCACGCAGGTGTGGTCGTTCGACGGCGGGCCGGCGACGGGCACCGACGCGAGCTGGACGAAGCAGGAGGCGGGCACTGACCGCCGGTGCTTCGATCAAACCAGGCTGCGCGAAAACGTGTTGTTGCAGGCCAAGGTCTGCCAGTCTGGCAACGCGGGTCCCGCGGTCAACGTCTTGGCCGGGGCCATGCAGAACTCGCTGGGTCAGTAG
- the egtA gene encoding ergothioneine biosynthesis glutamate--cysteine ligase EgtA, which yields MAFAAVSAAQAEMADSSAAAQYIADTCLLDAPLGSVGLEMEGHCHDPADPYRRPGWDEITDVIDDLPALPSGSAVTVEPGGAVELSGPPADGPVAAIDAMNRDQAVLRSAFADAGLGLVFLGADPLRPPKRINPGARYDAMERFFAASRSGEAGAAMMTSTASIQVNLDAGPRDGWAARVRLAHALGPTMIAIAANSPVLGGEFTGWVSTRQRVWGDMDSARCGPILGASGDDPGTDWARYALKAPVMLVRHPDAAELTAVTRWVPFADWVDGRVLLGDRRPTVADLEYHLTTLFPPVRPRRWLEIRYLDSVPDAFWPAVVFTLVALLDDPAAADAAAEAVEPVATTWDTAARVGLRDRRLYEAANACVAVAAEKAPAGLSDSMQRLVRSVEQGRCPGDDFSDQVIEHGIAATVSEAARCSQGGL from the coding sequence ATGGCGTTCGCGGCTGTCAGCGCCGCCCAAGCGGAAATGGCCGACTCCTCGGCCGCCGCGCAGTACATAGCCGACACCTGCCTGCTAGACGCGCCGCTGGGGTCTGTCGGTCTCGAGATGGAAGGGCATTGCCACGACCCGGCCGACCCGTACCGCAGGCCGGGCTGGGACGAAATCACCGACGTTATCGACGATCTCCCCGCTCTGCCCAGCGGCAGCGCCGTCACCGTGGAACCGGGCGGCGCCGTCGAACTGTCCGGCCCGCCGGCCGACGGCCCGGTGGCCGCCATCGACGCGATGAATCGCGATCAGGCCGTGCTGCGATCGGCCTTCGCCGACGCCGGGCTAGGCCTGGTCTTCCTGGGGGCGGACCCGCTGCGGCCGCCGAAGCGCATCAACCCGGGCGCGCGTTATGACGCCATGGAGCGGTTCTTCGCCGCCAGCCGCTCCGGGGAGGCCGGCGCGGCGATGATGACGTCCACCGCATCCATCCAGGTCAACCTCGATGCCGGGCCGCGGGACGGGTGGGCGGCGCGGGTGCGTCTCGCGCACGCCCTGGGACCCACGATGATCGCGATCGCCGCCAACTCCCCGGTGCTCGGCGGCGAGTTCACCGGCTGGGTTTCCACGCGGCAAAGGGTGTGGGGCGATATGGACTCGGCGCGCTGCGGGCCGATCCTGGGTGCCAGCGGCGACGACCCGGGCACCGACTGGGCCCGCTACGCGCTCAAGGCTCCGGTGATGCTGGTGCGCCACCCGGACGCCGCAGAACTCACGGCGGTCACGCGGTGGGTGCCGTTCGCCGACTGGGTCGACGGCCGGGTCCTGCTCGGCGACCGCCGCCCGACCGTCGCCGACCTGGAATACCACCTGACCACGCTCTTCCCGCCGGTACGCCCGAGGCGGTGGCTGGAAATCCGCTACCTCGACAGCGTGCCGGACGCCTTCTGGCCGGCCGTGGTGTTCACCCTGGTGGCGCTGCTCGACGACCCGGCGGCCGCCGACGCCGCGGCCGAGGCCGTCGAACCGGTGGCCACCACCTGGGACACCGCGGCCCGGGTCGGCCTGCGCGACCGGCGGCTGTACGAGGCGGCCAACGCGTGTGTGGCCGTGGCCGCCGAGAAGGCGCCCGCGGGGCTCAGCGACTCGATGCAGCGGTTGGTCCGCAGCGTCGAGCAGGGCCGATGTCCCGGCGACGACTTTTCCGACCAGGTGATCGAGCACGGGATCGCGGCTACGGTCTCGGAGGCCGCGCGATGCTCGCAAGGGGGCTTGTGA
- the egtB gene encoding ergothioneine biosynthesis protein EgtB, giving the protein MRSSSRERLADDLARARARTLRLVDFDDAELYRQYDPLMSPLVWDLAHIGQQEELWLLRGGDPDRPGILAPAVEGLYDAFEHSRASRVELPLLSPERARSYCRTVRSAALDALDALPDDGDGFVYGLVVSHENQHDETMLQALNLRAGAPLLPDAAAVPAGRPGLAGTSVPVPGGPFVLGVDAASEPYSLDNERPAHVVDVPTFRIGRVPVTNGEWQQFIDDGGYREPRWWSTRGWRHRRSAGLTAPQFWSSDGRTRTRFGHIEDIPPDEPVQHVSYFEAEAYAAWAGARLPTEMEWEKTCAWDPATNTRRRYPWGAADPAENLANLGGAALRPAPVGAYPAGASAYGAEQMLGDVWEWTSSPLRPWPGFVPMIYERYSQPFFDGDYRVLRGGSWAVGPTILRPSFRNWDHPYRRQIFSGVRLAWSVEDRA; this is encoded by the coding sequence TTGCGATCGTCATCCCGGGAGAGGCTTGCCGACGATTTGGCGCGGGCGCGGGCGCGAACGCTGCGGTTGGTCGATTTCGACGACGCCGAACTGTACCGGCAGTACGACCCGCTGATGAGCCCCCTGGTGTGGGACCTGGCGCATATCGGCCAGCAGGAAGAGCTGTGGCTGTTGCGAGGCGGCGACCCGGATCGTCCCGGGATCTTGGCGCCGGCCGTCGAGGGCCTCTACGACGCGTTCGAACACTCCCGGGCCAGTCGCGTCGAGTTGCCGCTGCTGTCGCCCGAGCGGGCGCGATCGTATTGCCGGACGGTGCGGTCCGCCGCGCTGGACGCCCTGGACGCCCTGCCCGACGACGGCGACGGCTTCGTCTACGGGCTGGTGGTCAGCCACGAAAACCAGCACGACGAAACCATGCTGCAGGCGTTGAACTTGCGCGCCGGCGCGCCGCTGCTGCCCGACGCTGCCGCCGTGCCCGCGGGCCGGCCGGGATTGGCCGGAACGTCGGTGCCGGTGCCGGGCGGCCCGTTCGTGTTGGGTGTGGACGCCGCCAGCGAACCGTACTCGCTCGACAACGAACGCCCCGCCCACGTCGTCGACGTCCCCACGTTCCGGATCGGCCGGGTGCCGGTCACCAACGGTGAATGGCAACAGTTCATCGACGACGGTGGTTACCGCGAGCCGAGGTGGTGGTCGACGCGCGGCTGGCGGCACCGTCGCAGCGCGGGCCTGACCGCGCCGCAATTCTGGAGCTCCGACGGCAGAACGCGCACCCGATTCGGCCACATCGAAGACATTCCCCCCGACGAGCCCGTCCAGCACGTCTCGTACTTCGAGGCCGAGGCCTACGCGGCCTGGGCCGGCGCCCGGCTGCCCACCGAGATGGAATGGGAGAAGACCTGCGCGTGGGATCCGGCGACCAACACCCGGCGCCGCTACCCCTGGGGTGCGGCGGATCCCGCGGAAAACCTCGCCAATCTGGGCGGCGCGGCGCTGCGCCCGGCGCCGGTCGGCGCCTATCCGGCCGGTGCCTCGGCCTACGGGGCGGAGCAGATGCTGGGCGACGTCTGGGAGTGGACCTCCTCGCCGTTGCGTCCGTGGCCGGGCTTTGTCCCGATGATCTACGAGCGCTACTCGCAGCCCTTCTTCGACGGCGACTACCGGGTGCTGCGCGGCGGCTCGTGGGCCGTGGGGCCCACCATCCTGCGGCCCAGCTTCCGCAACTGGGACCATCCGTACCGTCGCCAGATCTTCTCCGGCGTCCGCCTGGCGTGGTCCGTCGAGGATCGCGCCTGA
- the egtC gene encoding ergothioneine biosynthesis protein EgtC — MCRHLGWLGADVTVSSLVLDPPHGLLVQSYAPRRQKHGLMNADGWGIGFFDRSLEGDTPRRWRSQAPLWGDVSFGSVAPALRSHCVVAAVRSASVGMPIEASATAPFTDGRWLLSHNGIVDRAVLPLTSSAESACDSAILAATIFARGLDALGDTIAEIGTADPLARLNVLAANGSRLLATVWGDTLSILRRTDGVVLASEPYDDAPEWDDVPDRHLVEVTPQRVTLTALNATKGSR; from the coding sequence ATGTGCCGCCACCTCGGCTGGCTGGGCGCCGACGTCACGGTCTCCTCGCTGGTGCTCGACCCGCCGCACGGCCTGCTCGTGCAGTCGTATGCCCCGCGCCGGCAGAAGCACGGCCTGATGAACGCCGACGGTTGGGGGATCGGGTTTTTCGATCGTTCTTTGGAAGGTGACACGCCGCGGCGCTGGCGCAGCCAGGCGCCGCTGTGGGGCGACGTCTCCTTCGGCTCGGTGGCGCCGGCGCTGCGCAGCCACTGCGTCGTGGCCGCGGTGCGCTCGGCGAGCGTCGGCATGCCGATCGAGGCCAGCGCGACGGCGCCCTTCACCGACGGCCGGTGGTTGTTGTCGCACAACGGCATCGTCGACCGCGCCGTACTGCCGCTCACCTCGTCGGCCGAATCGGCATGCGACAGCGCCATACTCGCGGCCACCATCTTCGCGCGTGGGCTCGACGCGCTGGGCGACACCATCGCCGAAATAGGAACGGCCGACCCACTCGCGCGGCTTAACGTGTTGGCCGCCAACGGCTCTCGGCTACTGGCTACCGTGTGGGGCGACACCTTGTCGATCCTGCGTCGCACTGACGGCGTGGTGCTCGCGAGCGAGCCATACGACGACGCGCCCGAGTGGGACGACGTGCCGGACCGCCACCTCGTCGAAGTCACGCCGCAGCGGGTCACGCTGACCGCGCTGAACGCCACGAAAGGATCTCGATGA
- the egtD gene encoding L-histidine N(alpha)-methyltransferase, translating to MTLTLSNHLAADSAYRALRRDVSEGLRGTPKSLPPKWFYDSVGSDLFDRITRLPEYYPTRAEAEILRARSAEIASASGADTLVELGAGTSEKTRRLLDALRDRGSLRGFVPFDVDAGMLSATATAIQREYPGVEIRAVCGDFEEHLTEIPGGGRRLFVFLGSTIGNLTPEPRAEFLSTLATVMRPGDGLLLGTDLVKDTGRLVRAYDDAAGVTAAFNRNVLAVINRQLDADFDVGAYQHVARWNAEGERIEMWLRAGSFQRVRVGALDLTVDFAAGEEMLTEVSCKFRPDGVSAELAGAGLRRIRWWTDGAGDFGLSLAVK from the coding sequence ATGACGCTGACGCTGTCCAACCACCTCGCCGCCGACTCGGCGTATCGGGCATTGCGCCGCGACGTGTCAGAGGGCCTGCGCGGGACGCCGAAGTCGTTGCCGCCCAAGTGGTTTTACGACTCGGTGGGCAGCGACCTGTTCGACCGGATCACCCGGCTGCCGGAGTACTACCCGACCCGCGCCGAGGCCGAGATCCTGCGCGCCCGATCGGCCGAGATCGCGTCGGCCAGCGGGGCCGACACCCTGGTCGAGTTGGGCGCCGGAACGTCGGAGAAGACCCGGCGGCTGCTGGACGCTCTCCGCGATCGCGGGTCGCTGCGCGGATTCGTGCCGTTCGACGTCGACGCCGGCATGCTGTCCGCGACCGCGACCGCCATCCAGCGTGAATACCCGGGCGTCGAGATCCGAGCCGTCTGTGGGGATTTCGAGGAACACCTGACCGAGATTCCCGGCGGTGGGCGGCGGTTGTTCGTGTTCCTGGGGTCGACGATCGGCAACCTCACGCCGGAGCCGCGCGCGGAGTTCCTCTCGACGTTGGCAACGGTGATGCGGCCGGGCGACGGCCTGCTGCTGGGCACCGACCTGGTCAAGGACACCGGCCGGCTGGTGCGCGCCTACGACGACGCGGCCGGGGTGACGGCGGCGTTCAACCGCAACGTGCTCGCGGTGATCAACCGGCAGCTCGACGCCGACTTCGACGTCGGCGCCTACCAGCACGTGGCCCGCTGGAACGCCGAGGGGGAGCGCATCGAAATGTGGCTGCGCGCCGGCAGTTTCCAGCGGGTGCGGGTGGGCGCGCTCGACCTGACCGTCGACTTCGCGGCCGGCGAGGAAATGCTCACCGAGGTGTCGTGCAAGTTCCGTCCCGACGGGGTGAGCGCCGAATTGGCCGGCGCGGGACTGCGCCGCATTCGGTGGTGGACCGACGGCGCGGGCGACTTCGGGCTCTCCCTGGCCGTGAAGTGA
- the egtE gene encoding ergothioneine biosynthesis PLP-dependent enzyme EgtE, producing MAGLHLDSAACSRQSLAVIDATARHARNEAELGGYVAAEAAAPVLDAGRVAFAALSGMPDAEVVYATGSLNALDLLLGSWPADRRTLACLPGEYGPNLAMMAAHGFDRRLLPTRDDDRLALDDAAFALESDPPDLVHLTAVASHSGVVQPLSMIAKLCAELGLPLVVDAAQALGQVDCAVGADVTYSSSRKWIAGPRGVGFLAVRRGLMERLRPRLPAPEWAPEMTVARQLEFGEANIAARVGFSVALGEHLAYGPQAVRARLAELGGISRAVLADVPGWAVVEEAEEPSAITTLAPADGADPQAVRSWLLAERRILTTFVGAQRAPLELTAPVLRISPHVDTTAEDLETFAEALIAATAATSP from the coding sequence ATGGCCGGGCTGCACCTGGACAGCGCGGCCTGCTCGCGCCAGAGCCTCGCGGTCATCGACGCCACCGCCCGGCACGCGCGCAACGAGGCCGAACTCGGCGGCTATGTCGCGGCCGAGGCGGCCGCCCCCGTGCTCGACGCCGGACGCGTCGCCTTCGCCGCGCTGAGCGGCATGCCCGATGCCGAGGTGGTGTACGCCACCGGCTCGCTGAACGCGTTGGATCTGCTGCTGGGCAGCTGGCCGGCGGACCGAAGGACGCTGGCCTGCCTGCCCGGCGAATACGGTCCGAACCTGGCCATGATGGCCGCCCACGGATTCGACCGCCGGCTGCTGCCGACCCGCGATGACGACCGGCTCGCGCTCGACGACGCGGCGTTCGCCCTCGAGAGCGACCCGCCCGATTTGGTCCACCTGACCGCGGTGGCCAGCCACAGCGGTGTGGTGCAACCGCTTTCGATGATCGCGAAGCTCTGCGCCGAGTTGGGGCTGCCGCTGGTGGTGGACGCCGCGCAGGCGCTGGGCCAGGTGGACTGCGCGGTGGGTGCCGACGTCACGTATTCGTCGTCGCGCAAGTGGATCGCCGGCCCGCGGGGGGTGGGCTTCCTCGCGGTGCGGCGCGGTCTGATGGAGCGGTTGCGTCCGCGGCTGCCGGCACCGGAGTGGGCGCCGGAGATGACGGTGGCCCGGCAGCTCGAGTTCGGCGAGGCCAATATCGCCGCGCGCGTGGGTTTTTCGGTGGCGCTGGGGGAGCATCTGGCGTACGGGCCGCAGGCCGTGCGCGCACGGTTGGCTGAGCTGGGCGGCATCAGCAGGGCGGTGCTCGCCGATGTGCCCGGGTGGGCGGTGGTCGAAGAGGCCGAGGAGCCGAGCGCGATCACCACCCTGGCCCCGGCCGACGGCGCCGACCCGCAGGCCGTGCGGTCCTGGCTGCTGGCCGAGCGGCGGATCCTGACCACGTTCGTCGGGGCGCAGCGGGCGCCCCTGGAGCTCACCGCGCCGGTGCTGCGGATCTCGCCCCACGTCGACACGACGGCGGAGGATCTGGAGACCTTCGCCGAAGCGCTGATCGCCGCGACCGCGGCGACCTCCCCTTGA
- a CDS encoding class I SAM-dependent methyltransferase, with product MSSEIMDWDSVYREQGGFEGPPPWNIGEPQPELAALIAAGKFRSDVLDAGCGVAELSLALAADGYTVVGIDLTPTAVAAATRAATDRGLTTASFAQADITDFTGYPPGSEGRFTTVVDSTLFHSLPVEGRDGYVSAVHRAAAPGASYFVLVFAKGAFPAEMEPQPNEVDEDELRAAVGKYWEVDEVRPAHIHANIPQVSDAPFEFPPHDRDEKGRMKLPAYLLTAHKAR from the coding sequence ATGTCGTCGGAAATCATGGACTGGGACAGCGTGTACCGCGAGCAGGGCGGATTCGAGGGCCCGCCGCCGTGGAACATCGGCGAGCCGCAGCCGGAATTGGCGGCGCTGATCGCGGCCGGCAAGTTTCGCAGCGACGTGCTGGACGCCGGGTGCGGGGTCGCCGAGCTGTCGTTGGCCCTGGCCGCGGACGGCTACACCGTGGTGGGCATCGACCTCACGCCGACCGCCGTCGCGGCGGCCACCAGGGCGGCCACCGACCGCGGCCTGACTACCGCCAGCTTCGCGCAGGCCGACATCACCGATTTCACCGGCTACCCGCCGGGTTCCGAGGGCCGGTTCACCACGGTGGTCGACAGCACGCTGTTTCACTCGCTGCCCGTCGAGGGCCGGGACGGGTATGTGAGCGCGGTACACCGCGCGGCGGCCCCGGGGGCCAGCTACTTCGTGCTGGTGTTCGCCAAGGGCGCCTTCCCCGCCGAGATGGAACCCCAGCCCAACGAGGTCGACGAGGACGAGCTGCGCGCCGCGGTCGGCAAGTACTGGGAGGTCGACGAGGTCCGGCCCGCCCACATCCACGCGAACATTCCCCAGGTCTCGGACGCGCCGTTCGAGTTTCCGCCGCACGACCGCGATGAAAAGGGCCGGATGAAGCTGCCGGCCTACCTGTTGACGGCGCACAAGGCGCGCTGA
- a CDS encoding glutamate--cysteine ligase, which yields MGEEVKRTTYDRAHRQEYRRKVRLCLDVFETMLAQSRFDSGRPLTGMEIECNLVDADYQPAMSNRYVLDAIADPAYQSELGAYNIEFNVPPRPLPGHTGLDLEAEVRASLNDAETKANSGGAHIVMIGILPSLMPEHLDDGWMSESTRYAALNDSIFSARGEDIPINIDGPEPLSWRAASIAPESACTSMQLHLQLAPADFAANWNAAQALAGPQLALAANSPYFFGHQLWSETRIEVFAQSTDTRPEELKAQGVRPRVWFGERWITSVLDLFNENVRYFPSLLPEVSDEDPVAELAAGRTPHLAELRLHNGTVYRWNRPVYDVLEEDGVGRPHLRLENRVLPAGPTVIDMLGNSAFYYGMLRSLSEEEDPVWTRMSFAAAQANFVEAARHGIDARLHWPGLGEVAARELVLDTLLPIAHEGLRRWGVDAEVRDRFLGVIEGRARTGRNGSTWQVSTVRTLEDGGMTRAEALAEMLRRYCRHMHANEPVHTWDT from the coding sequence GTGGGCGAAGAGGTCAAGCGCACCACGTATGACCGCGCACACCGGCAGGAATACCGGCGCAAGGTGCGGCTATGCCTGGACGTCTTCGAGACGATGCTGGCGCAGTCGCGCTTCGATTCGGGCCGGCCGCTCACCGGCATGGAGATCGAGTGCAACCTCGTCGACGCCGACTATCAGCCGGCCATGTCGAATCGCTACGTGCTGGACGCCATCGCGGACCCGGCCTACCAGAGCGAATTGGGCGCCTACAACATCGAATTCAACGTGCCACCGCGGCCCCTACCCGGACACACCGGGCTCGACCTGGAGGCCGAGGTGCGGGCCAGCCTGAACGACGCCGAGACCAAGGCGAACTCGGGCGGGGCCCACATCGTGATGATCGGCATCCTGCCCTCGCTGATGCCCGAACACCTCGACGACGGGTGGATGAGCGAGTCGACCCGGTATGCGGCCCTCAACGACTCGATCTTTTCCGCCCGCGGCGAGGACATCCCCATCAACATCGACGGCCCGGAGCCGCTGAGCTGGCGCGCCGCGTCCATCGCGCCCGAATCCGCTTGCACCAGCATGCAATTGCACCTGCAGCTGGCGCCGGCCGATTTCGCCGCCAACTGGAACGCGGCTCAGGCGCTGGCCGGCCCGCAGCTGGCGCTGGCCGCCAACTCGCCCTATTTCTTCGGCCACCAGCTGTGGTCGGAAACCCGGATCGAGGTGTTCGCGCAGTCCACCGACACCCGGCCCGAGGAGCTCAAGGCCCAGGGTGTGCGGCCGCGGGTGTGGTTCGGCGAACGGTGGATCACCTCCGTCCTCGACCTGTTCAACGAGAACGTTCGCTATTTCCCGTCGCTGCTGCCCGAGGTGTCCGACGAAGATCCGGTCGCCGAACTGGCCGCCGGGCGCACCCCGCATCTCGCCGAATTGCGCCTGCACAACGGAACCGTCTACCGGTGGAACCGGCCGGTGTACGACGTCCTGGAAGAGGACGGGGTCGGGCGCCCGCACCTGCGGCTGGAGAACCGGGTGCTGCCGGCCGGGCCCACCGTGATCGACATGCTGGGAAACTCGGCCTTCTACTACGGCATGCTGCGCAGCTTGTCCGAGGAGGAGGATCCGGTGTGGACCAGGATGAGTTTTGCTGCGGCGCAAGCCAATTTCGTCGAGGCGGCGCGTCACGGCATCGACGCCCGGTTGCACTGGCCCGGCCTGGGCGAGGTGGCGGCCCGGGAACTGGTGCTGGACACCTTGCTGCCGATCGCCCACGAAGGGCTGCGCCGCTGGGGCGTCGACGCCGAGGTGCGCGACCGATTCCTGGGCGTCATCGAGGGCCGCGCCAGGACCGGGCGCAACGGCTCGACCTGGCAGGTGTCCACGGTACGTACCCTGGAGGACGGCGGTATGACCCGGGCCGAGGCGTTGGCCGAGATGCTGCGGCGGTACTGCCGGCACATGCACGCCAACGAACCGGTGCATACCTGGGACACATAA
- the glpK gene encoding glycerol kinase GlpK, with amino-acid sequence MPEFAEFVAAIDQGTTSTRCMIFDHDGAEVARHQLEHEQIMPRAGWVEHDPVEIWERTSSVLTSVLNRANLAPKNIAALGVTNQRETTLVWNRRTGRPYYNAIVWQDTRTDRIASALDRDGRGAVIRRKAGLPPATYFSGGKLQWILENVDGVREAAERGDALFGTADTWVLWNLTGGPRGGAHVTDVTNASRTMLMNLETLDWDDELLSFFGVPRAMLPAIAPSSPLRPFGVTLEAGPVGGEVPITGVLGDQHAAMVGQVCLGEGEAKNTYGTGNFLLLNTGETIVRSNHGLLTTVCYQFGNAKPVYALEGSIAVTGSAVQWLRDQLGIISGAAQSESLARQVADNGGVYFVPAFSGLFAPYWRSDARGAIVGLSRFNTNAHLARATLEAICYQSRDVVDAMAADSGVRLEVLKVDGGITANDLCMQIQADVLGVDVVRPVVAETTALGAAYAAGLAVGFWADPSDLRANWREDKRWTPTWSDDERAAGYAGWQKAVQRTLNWVDIS; translated from the coding sequence TTGCCCGAGTTCGCAGAATTCGTCGCCGCCATCGACCAGGGCACCACCAGCACCCGCTGCATGATTTTCGATCACGACGGCGCCGAAGTGGCTCGCCACCAGCTCGAGCACGAGCAGATCATGCCCCGCGCCGGCTGGGTCGAGCACGACCCGGTCGAGATTTGGGAACGCACCTCGTCGGTGCTGACGTCGGTGTTGAACCGTGCCAACCTGGCGCCGAAAAATATTGCAGCCCTGGGTGTTACGAACCAGCGCGAAACCACGCTGGTCTGGAATAGGCGCACCGGGCGGCCCTACTACAACGCGATCGTCTGGCAGGACACCCGCACCGACCGGATCGCGTCGGCGCTGGACCGAGACGGCCGCGGCGCGGTGATCCGCCGCAAGGCCGGCCTGCCGCCGGCGACCTACTTTTCCGGCGGCAAGCTGCAATGGATCCTGGAGAACGTCGACGGGGTGCGCGAGGCCGCCGAACGCGGCGACGCCCTCTTCGGCACCGCCGACACCTGGGTGTTGTGGAACCTGACCGGGGGTCCACGGGGCGGCGCGCACGTCACCGACGTCACCAACGCCAGCCGGACCATGCTGATGAACCTGGAAACGCTGGACTGGGACGACGAGCTGTTGTCGTTCTTCGGTGTGCCGCGCGCGATGCTGCCGGCGATCGCGCCGTCGTCGCCGCTGCGGCCCTTCGGCGTCACGCTGGAGGCCGGGCCCGTCGGTGGCGAGGTGCCGATCACCGGCGTGCTCGGCGACCAGCACGCGGCGATGGTGGGTCAGGTGTGTCTGGGCGAGGGGGAGGCGAAAAACACCTACGGCACCGGCAATTTCCTGCTGCTCAACACCGGCGAGACGATCGTGCGATCCAACCACGGCCTGCTGACCACCGTGTGTTATCAGTTCGGGAACGCCAAACCCGTGTACGCGCTTGAGGGTTCGATCGCGGTCACCGGCTCGGCGGTGCAATGGCTGCGCGATCAGCTGGGCATCATCAGCGGCGCGGCACAGAGCGAATCGCTGGCCCGGCAGGTCGCCGACAACGGCGGGGTGTACTTCGTCCCGGCGTTTTCCGGGCTGTTCGCCCCCTACTGGCGCTCCGACGCGCGCGGCGCGATCGTGGGGCTGTCGCGGTTCAACACCAACGCGCACCTGGCCCGCGCGACGCTGGAGGCGATCTGCTACCAGAGCCGCGACGTGGTGGACGCGATGGCGGCGGATTCCGGTGTGCGCCTTGAGGTCCTGAAGGTCGACGGGGGCATCACGGCCAACGACCTGTGCATGCAGATTCAGGCCGACGTGCTGGGCGTGGACGTGGTGCGGCCGGTGGTCGCCGAGACCACCGCGCTGGGCGCCGCCTACGCCGCCGGGTTGGCGGTCGGCTTCTGGGCCGACCCGTCCGACCTGCGGGCCAACTGGCGAGAAGACAAGCGCTGGACGCCGACGTGGAGCGACGACGAGCGCGCCGCCGGCTACGCCGGCTGGCAGAAGGCCGTCCAGCGCACCCTAAATTGGGTCGACATCTCCTGA